Part of the Streptomyces sp. NBC_01460 genome, ACACGCCCCGTGCGGGGCCGGGCCGAACCGTACGGACCACCCCTCGGGCACCTCCCGCCAGACCGGCCAGAGGGACAGCTGCCCCTGGGCGTTCTCCAGCACCAGATGCGTGGCGCGGTCCTCCGGCCCGGGATCGAACGGCCCGCTCCTCGCGCTCACGCGTCCAGCTCCTTCAGGCGGGCCGCCAGGACGTCGGCGACGGTGTCGAGATGACGCTCCTGCATCAACTGCGGGTGGGTGCAGTCGAGGTCGTGGTTGTCGATGGCCCCGGTCACATGGGCCCGCCACGCCTCGCGGGTCAGCCAGTCCTCCGCGCGCGGGGCGGCGGCCGTGAAGAACAGCAGGTCGCCGTCGTACCCCCGGTGCCGGTGCTCGCGCATCATCCGCGCGTGGTTCGGCACGATGTCGACGATCCTCGACAGGGTGCGGTCACCGAGCCCGGCGAGCGGGCTCCCCGCCCGGCGCAGCGTCGCCAGCACGTCCTCACGGTCCCGCTCGTGCGTACGCTCGAAGCCGGCCATGCGCAGGACGGCGGTCAGGGCGTCGCCCTCCTCGGGCGCCGGCCGCTCCCGCCACTGCTCGGCCGGGAAGGAGTCGAGCAGCGCGAGCAGCTCCACCTCCTCACCCGCCTCCTGGAGCAGTACGGCCACGGTGTGCGCCAGCACCCCGCCCACGGACCAGCCCAACAGCCGGTAGGGACCGTGCTCCTGAACCGCACGGATGTGCGCCAGGTAGTCGGCCGCCTCCTCCTCGAGGGTGAGCGGCAGCGCCTCGTCGCCCACGAGCCCGCGCGCCTGGATGCCGTACACCGGCTGCTCCGGGCCGAGGCGAGCCGACAGACCCGCGTAGCACCAGGCGATTCCGCCCGCCGGGTGGATGGCGAACAGCGGGGTACGCCCCTCGCCGCCACGCAGCCGCAGGACGACGTCCAGGGCGTCCCCGGACGCGGGTCCGGTGGAGCCCAGCCGGGCGGCGAGCGCCGCCGGGGTCGGGGACTCGAACAGCGAACCGATCGTCAGCTCCGTGCCGAACTCCTCCCGTACGCGCGCCACGAGCCGCACGGCGAGCAGCGAGGTGCCGCCCAGGTCGAAGAACGCGTCGTCCGGGCCCACCCGACCGACGTCGAGCACCTGCGCGAACAGCCGCGTCAGCGCCTCCTCCCGCGCGTCCGACGGCCGCCGCGATCCGGCGCCGCCGGCGAACACCGGGGCGGGCAGGGCACGCCGGTCCAGCTTGCCGTTGGGGCTCAGCGGGAAGGCGTCCAGCGCCACCACCGCCGCCGGTACCAGGTGTTCCGGCAGCTCCCGCGCCAGTGAGGCCCGTACGGCCACCGGATCCGCGGAGCCGGTGACGTAGCCGACGAGCCGCTGCTCGCCCGGCCGGTCCTCCCGCACCAGGGCGCAGGCGGCGTCCACCCCGTCCCTGGCCGTCAGCGCCTTCTCGATCTCGCCGAGTTCGATGCGCTGGCCGCGGAGCTTGACCTGGTCGTCCGTGCGGCCGAGGTAGACGACCTCGCCCCGCTCCGTCCAGTGCGCCAGGTCCCCCGTGCGGTACATGCGCTGCGCCGGCCGGCCGAAGGGGTCGGCGACGAAGCGGGACGCGGTCAGCTCCGGACGGTTCAGGTACCCGTCGGCAAGCTGACGCCCCGCCAGGTAGAGCTCGCCGGGGACGCCCGGCGGGCAGGGCTGCAACGCCGCGTCGAGCACGTACAGCCGGGTGTTCCACACCGGCCGGCCGATCGGCACCGGGCCGGTGGCGTCCGGGGCGCAGGCGTGGAAGGTGACGTCGACGGCGGCCTCGGTGGGGCCGTACAGATTGTGCAGCTCCACGCCGGGCAGGCCGCGCCCGAAGGCGTCGGCGGTCTCGCGGGGCAGTGCCTCCCCGCTGCAGAAGACCCTCCTGAGGCTCCCGCCCGTGTCCGCCTCCGGGTCGGCCTCCGTGTCCGCCTCCGTCAGGAAGACCTGGAGCATCGACGGCACGAAGTGGCAGGTGGTGACGGACTGTTCGCGGATCAGCCGGGCGAGGTAGGCCGGGTCCTTGTGCCCGCCCGGCTCGGCGACCACCAGCGTCGCGCCCTGGCGCAGCGGCCAGAAGAACTCCCACACGGACACGTCGAACGACGACGGGGTCTTCTGCAGCACCCGGTCGTCCGCCGTCAGCCCGTAGGCGCTCTGCATCCAGCGCAGCCGGTTGTCGATCGCCCCGTGCGACACGACGACACCCTTGGGGCGTCCCGTCGATCCCGAGGTGTAGATGACGTACGCAGGATGGGCCGGGGTGAGGGGCCGCGACGGGTTCACCCAGAGGTACCCCGAGACATCGAGGCCGTCCAGGACGACCAGCGGCGTCCCCGTGTCCTCGGGGAGCCGCCCCGCCCGGTCGGTCACCGCGCACACCGGCGCCGCGTCCCGCAGCATGTACGTCAGCCGCTGCTCCGGGTAGTCGGGGTCGAGCGGCAGATAGGCGGCGCCCGCCTTCAGGACGGCGAGCAGGGACACCACGAGCTCCACCGAGCGAGGCACCGACACCGCCACCACGGCGCCGGGCCGGGCGCCGAGCGTCCGCAGGTGCCGGGCCAGCCGGTTGGCGCGGGTGTTCAGCTCCTCGTAGGTGAGCGCGGTGTCGCCGTACACCAGGGCGGTGGCGTCGGGGGTGCGCGCGGCGCGCGACTCGATCGGACCGATCAGCGTCGTGGGCGGAAGCGTGCGCTCGGTGTCGTTGAACGTCCTCACGACCAGTTCGAGTTCGTCCGCCGTCGCGATGCCGTGGGCGGCCGTCGGGACATGCGGGTCGGCCCGGCTCAGCCGCTCCACCAGGTGCAGGAAGCGCTCCTGGTGGGCGGCGAGCTCCTGGTCGCCGTAGAGGGCGGGATTGCCGTCGTGGTCGATGCGCAGACCACGGCCGTCGGCCCGGTCGTAGATGTTCACCGTCAGGTCGTCGACCGGCCCGGCCGAAAGGTTCCGGGCCCGCGCGGGCGCGCCCGCGAAGTCCACGTCGTAGTCGAAGGGCATGACGTTGACGAGGGGACCCACCAGCCCGCGGTTCTCTCCGAGGAGCCGCAGGTCGCGGCGGATGTCCTCGTAGCGGAACCGCTGGTGGCGGCGGACCTCGCGGATGCCCAGGACCACCTGGCGCACCAGCTCGGCGAAGGTCGCGTCGGGGGACACGTCCAGCCGCAGCGGGAGCACGTTCATCACCATGCCGGGCACCCGGAGCGACACGGACCCCATGCGGCCCATCATCGGGAGGCCGAGCACGACCTCCTGGTGGCCCGTCGCCCGCGAGGTGTAGAGGGCCTGGGCGGCGATCAGGACGTCCGGCCAGGTGGCGCGGAGGCGGGCGGCCAGGTCCCGCACGCCCTCGGTGGCGTCCGGGCCCAGATGGGCCGTACGGCGCAGGAACGTCCGCGAGGGCAGCGCCCCGCGCCCCGCGAGCCGCGGCACCTCGGGCCGGTCGGCGAACGCCCCGCTCCAGTGCGCGCGGTCGGCGGTGAACGCCTCCGATGAGCGGTACGCGGCGTCCTCGTCGACCAGCTCGGTGAGTGTCCCGAAGGAGCGGGGGGCGGGCTCGTCGCCCCGGGCGAGCGCCGTGTAGACGGCGGCGGTCCTGCGTACGAGGAGCGAGTAGCCGAAGCCGTCCATGACGAGGTGGTGGATGCGCTGGTACCACAGCCACCGCTCCTCGCCCACCCGGAACAGCGCGTGCCGGAACAGCGGGCCGGCCGTCAGGTCGAAGGGCTCGGCCAGGTCCGCGCGCATCCACTCCTCGGCCCGCCGGCCGGCGTCGGAGGCGTCCCGCAGGTCGTGCGTCGTGAGCGGCAGCGCGACCGAGGCCCGGACGCGCTGGCGCGGACCGTCGGGGGAGTCCTCGACGGTGACGCGCAGCGCGTCGGCCTCGACGGTCACACGGCGCAGGGCCTCGGCGAACAGCTCCGGGTCGAGCGGCCCGTCGATCTCCAGGCACTCCGCCGTGTTCTGCGCGGGGCTGAGCGGATCGAGGGACTGCGCGAACCACATGCCCGACTGGGCTGCGGTCAGCGGCAGTTCGAGGGGCGCGGTGTCCGGGGCGGCGGCCCCGCCGGTGTCGGTGAGCACGGCGGTCACGAGACCCCCAGCAGCGGGGCCCACGCCTCGATGGCGGGCTGCTCGGCGAGGTCCGCGAAGTCGGCCTCGACCCCGTGGTCACGGCGCCACCGTCCCAGCAGCGCCATGATGCGTACCGAGTCGAGGCCGTGGTCGAGGAGGTTCTCGTCGACGGGGATGTCCGCGGGATCCTCACCGAGGGCGTCGGCGACGTCGTGGCGGATCAGTTCGAGGGTGAGCGCCATGGTGATCAGATCTCCTTCAGGAGCGCGTCGGTCGTGGTGACGACCGCGCAGCGGCCCGCGGCCCAGCGCAGTGCCATGTCGTGGTCCTCGCGCGAGAAGTCCGCCACGGCGTCGGCGACCAGGAAGGCCTGGATGTCCCGCATCCACGCGTCGCAGGCGCTCATGAGCACCCCGATGTGCGCGTACACACCGGTGATCACCAACTGGTCGCGGCCGGACCCGCGGAGCAGCTCTTCGAGCTCGGTGCGCACGAAGGCGCTGTACTTCCACTTGGTCAGGACGGTGTCGCCGGCCGCGGGCGCGACCGCCCCGGGAATCGCCAGGGCCTCGGGGTCGTCGGCGGCGCCGGGGCCCCAGAAGTCGAGCTGGAGCCCGCGTTCCTCGGCCGTCTGGCCGCCGCGCTGCACCGAGTAGACGACCGGCACGCCGAGGCGGCGGCACTCCTCGATGACGCGGGAGGTGTGGTCGAGCATGCCGGTGAGCGGCTGCTCGCCGGGCGGGAACGCGCCGAGGAAGTGGTTCTGCAGGTCGTGGACCAGCAGGACGGCGCGCGCGGGGTCGACCTTCCAGTCCACCCGGTTCGCGGGCAGTTCGGCTTCGGTCGGCAGTGCGTAGGGAGCGATGGCGGGAAGGGCCATGGGGTGGAACCTTTCGGTGCCGCGCAGGGCGGAACTCGGTGCTGAGTCTCAGTGCTGGACGGACGCGGCGCGGCCGGGGAGCGCGTCGGAGCGCAGTCCCTTCTTGCTGACCTTGCCGATGCCGGTCTGCGGGAGGGCCTCGACGAACTCGACGAGGTCGGGGACCTTGTACGCGGCGACACCGCGCTCGCGCACGAGGCGTTTGACCGCCACCGGCTTCAGCGGCTCGGCGCCCGCGCGCAGGACGACGTAGGCCAGGGTGCGTTCCCCCAGGTACTCGTCGGCCACCCCCACCACGGACACGTCGTGCACCGACGGATGGCCGAGGATGATGTTCTCGATCTCCTCCGGGGCGACCTTCTCGCCACCCCGGTTGATCTGGTCCTTGGCGCGCCCCTCGACGACCAGATGGCCCGTCGGGGTGCGGCGCACGATGTCACCCGTGCGGTAGAAGCCGTCCTCGGTGAACGCCTTCCTGTTGTGGTCGGGCGCGCGCCAGTATCCGCGGATCGTGTACGGGCCGCGGGTCAGCAGGTGCCCGAAGCCCCCCTCGGGCACGTCCTCGTCGGCGTCGTCGACGACACGGATCTCGTCGTCCTCGGAGATCGGCAGGCCCTGGGTGGTGACCACGGTCTCGTGGTCGTCGTCCAGACGCGTGTAGTTGACGAGTCCCTCGGCCATGCCGAACACCTGCATGAGCCGGCACCCCAGCGCGGGCTCCAGCCTGCGGGCGGCCGCCTCGCTGTACTTGGCGCCGCCGACGAGGACCAGCTCCAGGCTCGACAGGTCGTGCCCGGTGCCGGGGCCGGCCTCCGTCCAGACCAGGGCGAGGGGCGGCACCATCCCCGTCATCGTGACGCGTTCGCTCTCCACCAGCGGGAACGCCGTCGCCGGATCGGGGCCGGGGCACAGCACCACGGTCCCCCCGGCGTACAGCGCCCCGAGCCATCCGGGCGAGCTCATCGGGAAGTTGTGCGCGGCCGGGAGCACGACGAGGAAGCGGGTGCCGGCGTCGACACCGCAGATCTCGTTGGACCCGCGCAGCGAGTAGATGTAGTCGTCGTGCGTGCGCGGGATGAGCTTGGGGACCCCTGTGGTGCCGCCCGAGAGCTGGAGGAACGCCAGATCGTGGGGGGCCGGCTCGAACCCGGTGTCCGTGGGCGTGCGGGGCACCTCGGACAGGGCGGTGTGCTCGCCCGGCTCTCCGACGACGAAGACGTGCTTCAGGCTGGGTGTGCGCTCCTTGACCTTCGAGGCGAGCGCGAGGTGGTCGAAGCCGGCGTGACGGTCCGGGACCACGTAGGCGACGGCCTCGGTGAAGGAGCAGAAGTACGCGATCTCCGTCTCCCGGTGCGCGGGGAGCGCGTAGACCGGCAGCGCGCCGATGCGGAAGAGCGCGAAGACTACCTCGA contains:
- a CDS encoding (2,3-dihydroxybenzoyl)adenylate synthase, coding for MTTLPTADAPTWPDEFAERYRAAGHWRGETFGGFLRERAAAHPDRVAVVDPAPERREWTYGELDERASRLAAGFTARGISRGDRVVVQLPNVAEFVEVVFALFRIGALPVYALPAHRETEIAYFCSFTEAVAYVVPDRHAGFDHLALASKVKERTPSLKHVFVVGEPGEHTALSEVPRTPTDTGFEPAPHDLAFLQLSGGTTGVPKLIPRTHDDYIYSLRGSNEICGVDAGTRFLVVLPAAHNFPMSSPGWLGALYAGGTVVLCPGPDPATAFPLVESERVTMTGMVPPLALVWTEAGPGTGHDLSSLELVLVGGAKYSEAAARRLEPALGCRLMQVFGMAEGLVNYTRLDDDHETVVTTQGLPISEDDEIRVVDDADEDVPEGGFGHLLTRGPYTIRGYWRAPDHNRKAFTEDGFYRTGDIVRRTPTGHLVVEGRAKDQINRGGEKVAPEEIENIILGHPSVHDVSVVGVADEYLGERTLAYVVLRAGAEPLKPVAVKRLVRERGVAAYKVPDLVEFVEALPQTGIGKVSKKGLRSDALPGRAASVQH
- a CDS encoding MbtH family NRPS accessory protein, with the protein product MSARSGPFDPGPEDRATHLVLENAQGQLSLWPVWREVPEGWSVRFGPAPHGACAAALEPGRERA
- a CDS encoding isochorismatase family protein — protein: MALPAIAPYALPTEAELPANRVDWKVDPARAVLLVHDLQNHFLGAFPPGEQPLTGMLDHTSRVIEECRRLGVPVVYSVQRGGQTAEERGLQLDFWGPGAADDPEALAIPGAVAPAAGDTVLTKWKYSAFVRTELEELLRGSGRDQLVITGVYAHIGVLMSACDAWMRDIQAFLVADAVADFSREDHDMALRWAAGRCAVVTTTDALLKEI
- a CDS encoding amino acid adenylation domain-containing protein, producing the protein MTAVLTDTGGAAAPDTAPLELPLTAAQSGMWFAQSLDPLSPAQNTAECLEIDGPLDPELFAEALRRVTVEADALRVTVEDSPDGPRQRVRASVALPLTTHDLRDASDAGRRAEEWMRADLAEPFDLTAGPLFRHALFRVGEERWLWYQRIHHLVMDGFGYSLLVRRTAAVYTALARGDEPAPRSFGTLTELVDEDAAYRSSEAFTADRAHWSGAFADRPEVPRLAGRGALPSRTFLRRTAHLGPDATEGVRDLAARLRATWPDVLIAAQALYTSRATGHQEVVLGLPMMGRMGSVSLRVPGMVMNVLPLRLDVSPDATFAELVRQVVLGIREVRRHQRFRYEDIRRDLRLLGENRGLVGPLVNVMPFDYDVDFAGAPARARNLSAGPVDDLTVNIYDRADGRGLRIDHDGNPALYGDQELAAHQERFLHLVERLSRADPHVPTAAHGIATADELELVVRTFNDTERTLPPTTLIGPIESRAARTPDATALVYGDTALTYEELNTRANRLARHLRTLGARPGAVVAVSVPRSVELVVSLLAVLKAGAAYLPLDPDYPEQRLTYMLRDAAPVCAVTDRAGRLPEDTGTPLVVLDGLDVSGYLWVNPSRPLTPAHPAYVIYTSGSTGRPKGVVVSHGAIDNRLRWMQSAYGLTADDRVLQKTPSSFDVSVWEFFWPLRQGATLVVAEPGGHKDPAYLARLIREQSVTTCHFVPSMLQVFLTEADTEADPEADTGGSLRRVFCSGEALPRETADAFGRGLPGVELHNLYGPTEAAVDVTFHACAPDATGPVPIGRPVWNTRLYVLDAALQPCPPGVPGELYLAGRQLADGYLNRPELTASRFVADPFGRPAQRMYRTGDLAHWTERGEVVYLGRTDDQVKLRGQRIELGEIEKALTARDGVDAACALVREDRPGEQRLVGYVTGSADPVAVRASLARELPEHLVPAAVVALDAFPLSPNGKLDRRALPAPVFAGGAGSRRPSDAREEALTRLFAQVLDVGRVGPDDAFFDLGGTSLLAVRLVARVREEFGTELTIGSLFESPTPAALAARLGSTGPASGDALDVVLRLRGGEGRTPLFAIHPAGGIAWCYAGLSARLGPEQPVYGIQARGLVGDEALPLTLEEEAADYLAHIRAVQEHGPYRLLGWSVGGVLAHTVAVLLQEAGEEVELLALLDSFPAEQWRERPAPEEGDALTAVLRMAGFERTHERDREDVLATLRRAGSPLAGLGDRTLSRIVDIVPNHARMMREHRHRGYDGDLLFFTAAAPRAEDWLTREAWRAHVTGAIDNHDLDCTHPQLMQERHLDTVADVLAARLKELDA
- a CDS encoding phosphopantetheine-binding protein gives rise to the protein MALTLELIRHDVADALGEDPADIPVDENLLDHGLDSVRIMALLGRWRRDHGVEADFADLAEQPAIEAWAPLLGVS